GAGTGCTTATCTTACATGAGCTTTCTGTTCTTTGATTTGAGGTAATGGCACCATTGACTTCCCAGAATTTCTGACTATGATGGCTAGGAAAATGAAGGACACAGATAGTGAAGAGGAGATCCGCGAAGCATTCCGAGTCTTTGACAAGGTAACCCTGCCCGGCGCGGCGCGGGCCCCTGAGAGTGGTGCTTGGGCTCTCGCTCTGCACAGTCTCTGGTCTCACCGTCAGCCGTCCTCACTTGGTGGTGACTGTCCAGCCAGGGGAGGTGCAGTAGTGCACGGGAGGTTTGGTTGCTAACCTTTGGCTTCTGTTGGCTGGTGAGCACTCCCTGTGTCTTCTGCGGTAGCCAACTGCGTGTCTGCAGCAGGTAGAGGGTGGGAGCTGGAAGTGGCAGAGTCGTGGCCGTGAGCAGAGTTGGCAGGCCCTTGACGGCGCCTAATTAAAGTCagggacctcccccccccccccccccccggcactaTCAGCCACACCAGTAACCGGCGCTGCATGTTCACAGGATGGAAACGGCTATATCAGTGCGGCGGAACTGCGCCACGTCATGACAAACTTGGGGGAAAAGCTCACAGATGAAGAAGTAGATGAAATGATCAGAGAAGCAGATATCGACGGAGACGGACAAGTCAACTACGAAGGTAAGGCGTCCGTCGGTGTCCCTGGTGCCCGGGCGCGGCCAGCAGGACCCGAGGCGCGAGAGCCGCTCTGCTCGCCGCGCCGGTGTCGCCGCACACAGGACAAACGCTGCACTCCATGAAGCTGCTTTCCTGAAGATAACCACAAGTTATGATTATTTGTCTTTTCAGAATTCGTACAGATGATGACCGCAAAATGAAGACCTGCTTTCAACTCCTTTTCCCCCTCTAGAAGAATCAAATTGAATCTTTTACTTacctcttgcaaaaaaaaaaaaaaaaagaaaaaagttcatttattcattctgtttCTATATAGCAAAACTGAATGTCAAAAATACCttctgtccacacacacacacacaatctgcaTGTATTGGTTGGTGGTCCTGTCCCTAACGATCAAGCTACACATCCGTTTTACACTATACATACTTGTACTACCTTAACGATAAGGAAGCACTTAGTGGACTCCTTCAGGTTCCATTGCTGATGATCCTAACACGCGTGTGGGCTGGCCAGTCCGTCATGCATGCGGCCTGATGACAGTACAGTCAGGCGTTTGTATCAaaaccaaaaaatgaaagaaaaaaaaccaacaaattcAAAACTCACCCAGATGGGTTCTCGTTCGATTTGTTAGGATAAATAGCTGGTTTCCTGAAAACAAATGCGTTTAAAATTGGTTTACGTCAGGACGCCGTGCATTGAGACGGTTGAGGGGTGAGCTGTTGAGATGTAGGCCCACTACAGGATGGTCCTCCTGTCCCTCTGTGCTCCGGCCCACGGTGACAGCCACGCAGCCTCGTGGCACGCCCGCCTGCGCTGGCTTAGCGTCTGCCGGGCTGTTACCATTCACGCAAATTTTTAATGAGAAACTTTTCCCAAGGGAGCATCTCTGGACTCTCTGTTTTAAAAACCTGCAGCATGACTTGGAGCCGGCAGAGTAGGCTGTGGCTGTGGACTCCAGCACAACCATCAACGTGGCTGTTCAAGAAACTACGATTACGTCCATTCCAAGTTGTAAATgctagtccttttttttttttccaataaaaagaCCATTAACTTAAAGTGGTGTTAAATGCTTTGTAAAGCTGAGGTTGAATGGGGACGAGGCCAGCCTCTATCTGAGCTCCGCCCCCAGCCTGCCTTGggtttcctcccctctctcccaggATCCTGGCGCTGACCTCTGAGCCCAAGACCTTGCCTATAAAACAGCAGACAGCAGTCGCTCCCTGCACGCACTATCGccatgggagagggggagaagcaaGCCACAGGCCTGTTGAGCTGGAGCTCGCCCCGCAGGGCAGCCGCCTTCCTTCCAGCACGCGTTTCGGGGCTCTCGGGCATCCTGCCGAGTACCTGTTTTACGTAACTCCCCGAGACCATCTGCAGGAGACATGATTTAGTGTGTGTGTAATTGAATCCTCTAATCCTCTGCTGTGTGTGATGGAAGCAGTAGTCAACTTCTAGGCCAGTCTAAATGCCTAAAAGACACCACCGGTCACCTCTGATTGCTGGCTTCTGATGTGTGGTAATACTCAGCCTCTTTTTAAACCTTTTTCTTAAAAGTTGACCGCtttgtgtcccccccccccccaaaaaaaaaaaaaaaaggaaaactagaacTAATGCTAGCCTCTGGCGTGAGAGTCACTGCAGCCCAGGGTGAATTTGTCTAATTATAAACCTGCAACCCAAAGCAGGCATGCTGGTCCTCCTTGCGGTGGGATTGGCCTGTTGAAAAAGCCCCCTTAAGAAACTGCTCGCTGTTGAGGTGGAAGCTgggtgtgctttttctttttcaggtgTTAACTGGTTGTATCTCAGCCAGGACTTGCGGGTTGTGCGTTGGTATGTGTGGGTGGCTTTAATTTGCTGGGGGccgggctgccattgtggcagtGAGCAGCTCTCGGTGGCCAAATGGGTGTGTTCTGGAGACGGGGCTGGTTCTGGagaccctggctgctcctccctctcctactccctgtcCTCCGGCATTTTGCAGCTTGTCAGATCCTCTGCCGGAGGAACAGGTCCGAGCGGTGGAGAGGACCCGTTACCCAAGTGCCCGTGCTGTAGCGCTGGGCCATGGTGGTGGGCAGAGGAGAAGTTGATGCCCAGGGCTAGGCGGGCTTCTGCAGCTTCCCTGACTGGGCACGGAGCACCCAGGAACACCCTGGCGTTTCTCCTGGAGAACTGGGGAGTACTGCGGGCTTCTGGCTTGAGTGAGGGTGGGGGTCACATGGCTGCTTGTCCTTTCAAAGGAGTGTAGTGGGTGATGTGACTGGTTTTTCAGCACTCAGCCTTCTAACCTCTTGCCGAGTCTTTCTAGAAGCTGGGTGAACTCCATTTTATGGGTCCACAGCCTGTCTTAAGACTTAAGCCTTTGAAAGAGGGTTGTTGTGGGGACTGAAAGCCCTACTCCCGTGCCCCAGGAGTGCCGAGTTCCAGCGTGGAGCAGGAGTGAGGCAGCGTCCGGTGCGGCGCTGTGCCCTTCGAGGGGACAGCCAGCCCCGCAGGGTCAGGCATTGGCGGCCTGCGTGGGTCTGGGCCCTCAAGGAGATAGCTGGGTGTCGTGGCAGGACTGCGAAGCTGGTTCGCACCTCGCTGTGAACTCCTGCCCGGACTTCCAACCActctatacatatatacatatatttatatatagaaagcGCCTAGTTTTAACTGGCATCCTGCTTTAGCCTGAGACTTGCCGTAAGAAACTGCTGAGTACTTGGCAAACCCTCTGCTAGTTTTGCTCTCCATCTGTCTGGGGTAGGCGTTAAGGCAAGCGGATCTCAACTCTTCAGATGGGCTTTTGATGAAGCACTGTTGCCAGGGCAggctttttctgattttttgacAAATTTTTGCACACTTTAAATTGGTGTCTTTCGGCAACTTGAAACACATTGGAAATGAGCTattgtacatatttttatattctctttaTAAATGCATGTGTGACTGTACTTGTAACAATATCGTGATGAACAGCTGTCCAGTAGGCCTAGCGCTGCTGTCACATCAGAGGAATAGCATATGATGAGCCCTTCCGCTTCTTCCGGAACAAAGAATGTAAATTTGGTCAAGTCTACTCTTCCTTCAATTATTTTAcacatttgaattatttattgTGTATCCTCAATCCATTTATCCTTCTGGGCAGTGACTAGGTTCCCACTAACGTGTCTTAAACCTACCCTTTGGCTGGCAGTGAACTATCTTCTCTTCCAACCCCTTGGAGCTGTCCCGTAGGAGACAGAAGTCCTTTGCTGTCTGTACCCCCTGGAGTAAGCAGGCGGCATTGGCCGAGTGTGTGTGCTTTCTGCAAATCTGTGGCAATGTTCATTAAACACTTCTGTAGCAAAGATGGTGGTGGTTCTTTTGTGACTGAAGTTGCTGTGCAGCGTGGCGATTTGGAAAAGGGATGCACTTGAACGTGTCTGTAAATCTCGCGGTAAACTGTCTGGAGATTTAACCACCTCTCTGCTGGGGGACCAACTCTATGGAAATTgtaaataagttttatttataaacCTGGCACtgtattcaataaacatttctgCAGCCTTTCATCTCTACACTGCGAACCGTGTAGGTTTTTAGCTCGCATAGCTCTCGGTCGCTTGTGCTGTGTGAGCAGCGTCCCCATACCCTTGCCTGCTCCACCAGGCTCTGCCTGGGCCGCGGTTCCAGAGGCAAGAGCGAGAGACGTAGCACGGGCACCTCCGCTGCAGCCCTGTGGTGGCTTAAGCTGGGTATTCTTTTCAGATCTGTGTTtcgtgttttgtttttattttaaaacagggttggggtgggggaggtggagaaggagacagagatcctccatctgctaatttactcccccaatgctggcaacagccaggctcaagataggagcctggaactcaatctggttctcccgTGTGGGCGGCGGGGACGtaggtgcttgagccatcagctgcgcCTCCCGGAGTGTGcagtgcaggaagctgggattggaagccgAGATGAGACTCCGCCAGGCCCTCTGATAACGGaatgtggtgtcttaactgcggGCCAAACGCCTGCCTCGGGAGTGGAGGTGCTTTGGGGGCTACAGCTGGCATTGTAACCCAGCCTCTGGGACCACTAATGTATCCCCTGCTTGCTTTATGCAGACAATCTGCTATGAAAAGATTCCTTTCCCTTTAACCTTAATGTTAATCCAAGTCTCTGGGACTTGTGTAAAAAAAACTGTGTTCTGGTAATTTTAAATGGCAGAAGCCCCTGCGCTGGCCCACGGCAAGAAGAGGGCGAGTGGGGGAAGTGGAGTGGGCTTCTGTCAGCACCAAGGTTTCCTCTTCCTCTGCAGAGAAATGGACTGAAAAGGGGGAAATCTTGGGGCAAAGTTGTGTGTGTTGTCGGCCAGGACACTTGAGACACGCCTGCAGGGGGCATTTAGTCAGCTCCTGCTGTATACAGGGACAGCACCGTGGGGTCGTGCTCTGGGCCCTTGGGCAGGGTCCTTCCTTGTCCGGGCCTCGCTGCTTCCCATGGTAGAATAGTGATTCCCGGATGGGGTGCTGTCGGCCTGTGGCTTTCTAGGATTCTGGCCCACCTGATTTGGCGACGCCTGTTGTTTCAGCTGCTACAGTGTGGGAGGCAAAGTCGTGTAGGAGCCCTGTGTCCTTTGAGATGACAAACGGGACTTCTTGAGTTCTTAGCAGCTCCCTGTGGGGGTGGCGCGGAGGCTTAGGCTCGCTTTGAAGACTGTGATGTAACCGTGGAACCTAGGTCACAGGCAACGAACATTTAAGTGACATCTCCCCTCCCAGGACGGAAACAGGCAGCTCCCCCTGGGCCTGGAAGAGACTGGGTCCAAGTGACATCATCTGGGTTTAGAGGAAACCGTATACACACATTTCCGATTTGAGCTGAACCTTGCTGGGCACCGGGGGCTGGAGCAGTGACTCAGGAAGCCTTAGAAGGAAATAAAGCATAAAGCTTTTTATagcctgctgctgctcctctcccacaACCCTCCACCGCGGCGAGGGAGGAGTCGGCCAATGCCCAGAGCCCCGGCTCAGAGTGTGTGAGCCGATGGGCTTGCCCAGCCCCTGGTGACAAAGCAGCAGGGCCCTCGCGAGCCTTAGTTCCGCCCCATGTGTTAGCAACCTTTGGAATGAGTATGAGTCGACACGCTCAGTAGCTCATATGTCGcgttttacagttttattttcgTTTTTACAAAGATGGAAAATCTGGAGTCTCCTTTAGTGAAAACGTTTCTTGAAGGATTCGTTAACAGTGTAACCTTTGGATGCTGACTACGTGGAGGCAGGTATGATTCTCACTCACTTCGCCGTTTTGGCTCTGAGTTGGCGATGATAATTTTTCAGTTACTGCATTTCTAGTGAGAGATAGATTTTTGCACGTTTAATCCTGAACATTGCTTCATCTCTTTAAATTCTTGGCTGTCTTCTAGGAGCTGACAGTCTTCCTAAGGCATGGCCTGGGTAACCAGGACCCGAATGAGGGCCGTTTGCCACATGCGTGCCACACTGCCGGCTCCAgctgagctcttttttttttttttaattttttttttaatttttttattttttgacaggcagagtggacagtgagagagagagacagagagaaaggtcttccttttgccgttggttcaccctccaatggccgccgcggacagcgcgctgcggccggcgcaccgtgctgatccgatggcaggagccaggagccaggtgcttttcctggtctcccatggggtgcagggcccaagcacctgggccatcctccactgcactccctggccacagcagagagctggcctggaagaggggcaaccgggacagaatccggcgccccaaccgggactagaacccggtgtgccggcgccgcaaggcggaggattagcctagtgagccgcggcgctggcttctttttttttttttttttagaaaatttttatttaataaatata
The nucleotide sequence above comes from Oryctolagus cuniculus chromosome 20, mOryCun1.1, whole genome shotgun sequence. Encoded proteins:
- the CALM1 gene encoding calmodulin-1 translates to MADQLTEEQIAEFKEAFSLFDKDGDGTITTKELGTVMRSLGQNPTEAELQDMINEVDADGNGTIDFPEFLTMMARKMKDTDSEEEIREAFRVFDKDGNGYISAAELRHVMTNLGEKLTDEEVDEMIREADIDGDGQVNYEEFVQMMTAK